Within the Bradyrhizobium ottawaense genome, the region TCGCCGAGAGGACAGCAAGCACCGACAACACCAGCGTGCCGCGCCTATTGCTCAGTTTCAATTCCTGAACCATGGCACGGCTGTCAAGCTTCAGCCGGGCCGGCTGCTCGACAAGGCCGATGTACATCGTGGCGCCGAGGAAGGCGGCGGCGACAGCGAATGCGTAAAGTCCGGGCCGCATCGTTTTGCGCTCCTGATGCATCCTTTCAGTGCGACATAAATACCGGAACGGTCATCGATTTCAGCATCTCGCGGGCCACACCGCCGAGGATGACCTCGCGTAGTCTGGCATGGCCGTAACCACCCATGACGATCAGCGTTCCGGAATTGTCCGCGACATAGGAGAGAATGGCGCTGGTGACGTCGATGTCGGCCGCAGGCACCGTTTGGAGCTGCACCTTGACATCATGGCGCGCGACGTGGGTCGCTATTTCGACGCCGCGAATCTCCCTGTTGTCGCTGTTTGTCTTCTCGTTCAACACGATCAGCAGATCGACCTTATTCGCCCGGGTCAGTAACGGCAACGCGTCGTTGAACGCGCGGGCCGCCGCGCGGCTACCATCCCAGCAGCAGACCACACGTTCGAGCTTCAACCCGCTCTTCTGAATATACGGTACCACGATGAGCGGCCGTCCGGACTGGAACAGCGCGGTTTCGATCATGTCATCGTTGTCGACGCGACCGGGCTCGGATTGCATGAACACGCTGAGATCGAAGCGGCGGGCAAGGGTCGCCAGGATCGTTGGCGCCTCCGCGCCCAGCGTCCTGAGCAACCGGTGCTCCGCCGAAATCAGGCTCCATTTGGCGGCCGCATCGAAGCGCTCGATCGCAGCCATCGCTGATTTCTCGCTTTCGGCGATCATCTGGCCACGATATCTGGCGGTATTTCCATCATCACATAGCCCGGAAACTCCGGAGTGTATGCGAAAGCAACTCCCGCGAGATGGGTGTCGCAGACCTCCGCGATCGAAATGGCAAAATCACGGGCCGGATCGCGCGCGACCTGGTACTCCAGGTTGACGATAATGTCCTTGATCATCGAAATGCTCCGATAGCAGACGCGGGGCGCCGTCCCAGGACGCACTGTCGAGTACCGCGCGACTTTGGGCATTGATGCCGGTCAACGAACGCTGGCAGTCATTGATCAATGCGGGGTTGACCAACCATCAATTGTTCACTCATTCATCAGGAACCAAACGACGCGAACGTGGTTGTCACGGCACCGTTCTGAACGCTTGCTTGTTTCCCGCGCCCGCGCCGGCTCTCGTTCGCTTGAGCCGTGGCGTTCTTCGTTGTCTCGCTTTCGCCCGCAACGGCGTCTCGGAATCCAACCAAGTCCATGCCTCGCTATTTCTTTCATTTCCGGGCGGAAGCATCCCTATTCAAAGACGAGGACGGCGAAGTGCTCGCGGATGCTTCCCTGGCCCTGCAGCATGCCAGGCGCATCGCGGCCGAATTGGTGCACGGCGGAGAATCGACGAACGCGGCGATCATCGTGGTCGAGGACGGTCGGCAACTCTTCGAAGTTCGGCTGTCGGAATGTGGCGACTAAGACGACCGTCGTCGAATTCCCGACCCTCCGTCCGTGTCCGAAAGATAGCTCGCGACGCCGACAGCCGCTTCAGTAGCAATCCTCGATGCGGCGAACGCGCCAACCCCATCCGTCCCAGAAGCGTTCGCGCCGGACGTAGCATCGTGGTCCGAAATAGACCGGCTCGTATGCTACGCTGTAGTACGGCCTTGGTGCGGCAAGCGCAGCGCCCAGAATGGCGCCCGCCGCCAGGCCGCCGATAACGGGGCCAACAGGAAAGCCACGATGCCATCGGGCATCTGCAGGTGTTGGGATCGCAACCGCACCGATCGCGACAGTTGCAGCAACTGCGAGTGTGGCCAGGGTCTTTTTCATCATGCGATCTCCACTTTTTCGTTGCGGCGCAATCCAGCATCCGGCAAGACGAAGTTCCGGACACTGATCCGCGACAGCGTGATGGTAGCGGCTCGAACGACAACCGCATTGGCGTTCGTCAAGTGCCCGACCAAGAAACGCGATTATTGATCGCCGTCAGCGCGTCGAACGTCCCACTGTCTTCTATGGCACTGCCAGCTTCGGCAACACACGCGAGCTAAACAGGAGAACAGCCATGGCCGTGACCCTTAACCGACGAGCGTATGAGCACGCCAAAGCGTTCATCAATGAAGGACGATTCGTATTCGACGAGCGCGATGACTGGAGCGAGCACCAACCGTCTGCCGTGCAGGAAAGCGAATATATTCGTCTCCACGGTTTTGAAGAATACGGCAAATGGTTTTTGGGGATCAACGACGAGAGGCCCGAAAATACCAAGGCGCACTACGCGTTTCCCTTCGGAGATTTCAGGGATATTCACCGTTGTGGCGTACTGGCTGCGGAAAGCCGGGCCGGCCAATACCGGCATTACGACATCGAGAATGCGGCAGCTCACCTGCACGGCATGCTGGAAGGCCGCAAGGCTGCAACGGTGCCGAGGCGTACACGGACAGCTTCGCCCGACAGGGCAACGCGCGGCACCCGACATTCGCCGAGATAGTGCCGACTCCGCGTCAGCGGTTCACGACCCACAGCACCACGCTGAGCAGCAGGCTGATGAGCAGGCAGGTCGCGAGCGGGAAATAGAGCGTCATATTCTCCCGCTCGATCACGATATCACCGGGCAGCCGTCCCAGTCCGAGTTGGCTCAAATAGGGCCAGAGCAGGCCGGCCGCCAGGATCGCAAGGCCGAGGACGATCAGAACACGCGCCATCGCGGTCAATCCTCGCATCTTCCGTCAGTTGTCGCGGCGCTGACCGAACAACTGAAGGAAGATCATGAAGAGATTTATGAAATCGAGATAGAGCGACAGCGCGCCGAGCACGGCCTTCTTGCCGGCGATATCAACGCTGTCGGACTCCAGATACATCTCCTTGATGCGCTGGGTGTCATACGCGGTAAGGCCGACGAATACGATGACCCCGATGATGGAGACGGCGAACTGAAGAGCGCTCGACCCGACAAAGATATTGACGAGGGACGCGATCACGATACCGATCAGGCCCATCATGAGGAACGAACCGAAGCGTGAAAGATCGGACCTGGTCGTATAGCCATAGAGGCTCATGACGCCGTAGGTCGCCGCCGTGATGAAGAACACGTGCGCAATCGATTCACCGGTGAACACCAGGAAGATGCTTCCGAGCGAGAGCCCCATGACGGCGGCATAGAGCCAGAACAACACCATCGCCGTTCCTGCGCTCATGCGCTCGATGCCAAAACTGAGCGCCAGCACGAAGCCGAGCGGAGCCAGCATCACGAGCCAGATCAGCGGCGTGGCCGCAATGGCCTGATAGAAACCCGAGGCCGCCGCGGCGTAGGCAGTGATACCGGTCAGTGCCAGTCCGCCGGCCATATAGCCATAGACGCGCTGCATATGGGCACGCAGGCCCGCGTCGATCTGGGCGCCGGCCGACGGCGGAAAGCCTGTTCCGCGCGAAGCCCTGCGAGCATCGGAATCATAATAGCTCATGGCTTGCTCCTGTGGTTGCTCACATCTACCAATAAGCGCCGTGCCGGGATCGCCGATCGATGAGCAGCAGTCCGACGAGCAGCGCCAGCAGCAGCACGGCGACACCGTAGGTACCGGGGAACACCAACCAGAACACCCAAGCACCCAATAAGGCGGCGAACGCAGCGAACCAGAACAGCGTCGCCGCCGCGACGCCAGCCATCACCAGCAGGACCGGCAGCAGCAGGACCACGACCGCGACCACCAGGATTCCGAATATCAGCTGCTCGAGGATCATTGCGACCTCCAGACGGCGTGGCCACGGACGTCAACGCCCGGCCGGCCCGTTAGTGAGCATGCAGCGCGCGTTCGCTGCGAACCTGGTCGGCGGTATAGGGCATGGCGGACGGATCGAACGCCTGCCAGCCGGATTTGCGGTAGAGGTCGCAGCGCTCCCCAAGCTTCACCGCGGATTGGTTCATCATCGCCTCTACTCGCGGCACGTCGGTCGGCGATACTCGCGCGGCAACCAATGTTCCGCCGCGGCGCACGCCCTCCACAAACACGTGTGCATCTTCCTCACCGATGCCGGCATTGGTCAGCGCGCCAAGCAGCCCGCCGGTTGCGCCGCCGATCGCCATGCTGCCCAACAGCGCCGCAAGCCATCCGGCGCCGACGACCGCGCCGACGCCTGGAAGCGCCAGCATGGTGACAAGGCTGGCAGCGGTCGCCGCTGTCGCGCCGATCGCGACCCCGACCGCTGCGCCCTCGAATTTACCGATGGTCGCAGCATCTCCGCTCGCGCCCTGCTTCCGCAGAGCAACCACGTTGGAGGCCTTCCCGGTCCGGTACCAGCTGTCGGAATTATTCGAGATGAGGCTGGTTTCCGACAGCGCTATGCCTGCGGCTTCGAGGCCGATGATAACCCGGTTCGCGTCGGCACATGAATCGTAGAGACGACAGATAGTGATCAGCATGATACGGTCCCACGGCGCAAGCCGCGGATCGGCCGAGACCGGCGCGGCAAAATAGCGATGTTGATTTTCTTCGTCGCCCCGTTCCATCACCTTGACGAATATCAAGGAAACGTCGAGGATTTCGCCGTGATGTGAGCGCAGTCTTTTGCCAATCTCGGCGGGCGATTGTCTGCGCATCTGCAAAGAGGTTGCGGGGTTCGCTGACTTTCTCCGGCCGGGTCATGAGGATGCGGTTCGTATGTCCACTCTTGTTTCAGCGTTCCAGGATGCCGCGGACTCGCGGGAGGCGTGGCCCGATGCGCTCAAGGCGCTGACGGAGGCGGCCGGCGTCGCAGGCGCGGCCCTGATTATTTCGAATAAGAACACGGGAAATGTCGAAGAGGCCTGTTTTTTGGCCTGAGCGCCAACTTCAAATCCGATTATATCAGGCACTACGCCGCCCTCGACCCATACTCGCCGTTGCTCGATCGAAGCTGGAAGAAACTCTCCGAATGCTTCCCGGATCCGGTATTGCGAAGAAGCGAATGGTACAACGATTTTGTACTGGCATGCGGCGTTCGCGACATTCTTGGGGCACGGCTTGTCGATACGCGCGACTATCGCGTCATCTTCGGTATTCATCAGCAGATCGGCCGGAGTTTTCCCGCGAGGCTCGATTCTCTCGTCGAGTTGGTGACGGATTCTTTGCGGCGAGCAGCCGAGCACAACGTCGAGCATTCGCGTTCGACAATTGGTGCACGCCATGAACCCGCCGCCGAGCTTTCGGCTGATGGCAGCCGGTTTTATTTCCATATCGACAATGGCACGTGGTATGCGGACGAAACAGGATCCGTCCATTCAACGCCGGATCAGGCTGCGGCGCATGCGCTTACGTTCGCCCGGGAACTGGCGCAAGACGACAGCTGGCATGGATCATCGGTTCTCGTGACGGACGCCCGGGGACGCCAGATTGCGCGCGTGCGGATCGGGTGATGACGCCTGGTCGCAGGCTTGGCCCTGTTCCCATGGAGCAAGGAACTGCCGCCTATTTGGGCAACGCGCGCGCGACGACATCGCTCGGCGGATCGACGGCCGGCGATCCATCATGGGCATGCGCCAACTGCG harbors:
- a CDS encoding Bax inhibitor-1/YccA family protein, with amino-acid sequence MSYYDSDARRASRGTGFPPSAGAQIDAGLRAHMQRVYGYMAGGLALTGITAYAAAASGFYQAIAATPLIWLVMLAPLGFVLALSFGIERMSAGTAMVLFWLYAAVMGLSLGSIFLVFTGESIAHVFFITAATYGVMSLYGYTTRSDLSRFGSFLMMGLIGIVIASLVNIFVGSSALQFAVSIIGVIVFVGLTAYDTQRIKEMYLESDSVDIAGKKAVLGALSLYLDFINLFMIFLQLFGQRRDN
- a CDS encoding DUF6894 family protein, encoding MLDRSWKKLSECFPDPVLRRSEWYNDFVLACGVRDILGARLVDTRDYRVIFGIHQQIGRSFPARLDSLVELVTDSLRRAAEHNVEHSRSTIGARHEPAAELSADGSRFYFHIDNGTWYADETGSVHSTPDQAAAHALTFARELAQDDSWHGSSVLVTDARGRQIARVRIG
- a CDS encoding universal stress protein translates to MIAESEKSAMAAIERFDAAAKWSLISAEHRLLRTLGAEAPTILATLARRFDLSVFMQSEPGRVDNDDMIETALFQSGRPLIVVPYIQKSGLKLERVVCCWDGSRAAARAFNDALPLLTRANKVDLLIVLNEKTNSDNREIRGVEIATHVARHDVKVQLQTVPAADIDVTSAILSYVADNSGTLIVMGGYGHARLREVILGGVAREMLKSMTVPVFMSH
- a CDS encoding DUF2905 domain-containing protein, whose product is MARVLIVLGLAILAAGLLWPYLSQLGLGRLPGDIVIERENMTLYFPLATCLLISLLLSVVLWVVNR
- a CDS encoding DUF6894 family protein, which gives rise to MPRYFFHFRAEASLFKDEDGEVLADASLALQHARRIAAELVHGGESTNAAIIVVEDGRQLFEVRLSECGD